One genomic window of Haemorhous mexicanus isolate bHaeMex1 chromosome 17, bHaeMex1.pri, whole genome shotgun sequence includes the following:
- the WFIKKN1 gene encoding WAP, Kazal, immunoglobulin, Kunitz and NTR domain-containing protein 1 → MRCGERDARASRVLAARSVASVGSADLPPAAPSEGTADSGGFLILQEFGSVGRAVRPECDLSRALASEPGRRRGVAPMAPRGRGGRGARGQRAGRQRVPLGIALLLPVLAAAAAGLSLQPGRVRHLGVCPNQLNPNLWVDAQSTCERECQADQPEPSDAEGATGLSGGHLPTRKFHRGGNSTHSPSTAVTSTSPRNLFSLPDQDCEDFEKCCTNVCGLRSCVAARFADGSVPALALAPAASCESFVCAQQGSDCDIWDGQPVCKCKDRCEKEPNFTCASDGLTYYNKCYMDAEACLRGTRLTTVPCKHIFTWPDTSPVPQETTARPTPGAGPEVPVPPALYTNPFHQSVRVGGTVSFRCDVSGRPQPDITWEKQSEREENFIMRPDQMYGNVVVTNIGQLVIYNARHEDAGIYTCTARNAAGLLRADFPLSVLRREPGGTPRTGSPQPFPSAECLKEPDRRRCEATEVRWHFDAKQGSCLTFRYGGCGANRNHFETYEECRAACLGSARPTCLLPMVQGPCQNWEPRWAYNHLLKQCHSFVYGGCEGNTNNFESKETCEDVCPFPKSLQCKACRLKSKMVLSLCRSDFAIVGRLMEIVEDQDSGIARFALEDILKDEKMGLKFFNIKYLEVTLTDMDWSCPCPNMTAEDGPLIIMGEVHDGMATLDPSSYVRAANDKRVKKIYELMEKKTCDLLNRFQD, encoded by the exons ATGCGGTGCGGGGAGAGGGACGCCCGGGCCAGCCGGGTCCTGGCCGCCCGCAGCGTGGCCTCCGTGGGCTCCGCGGACCTCCCGCCGGCCGCCCCGTCCGAAGGGACCGCAGACTCCGGCGGTTTTCTCATCCTGCAGGAATTCGGCTCCGTGGGCCGGGCGG TCCGTCCTGAATGTGATTTATCCCGAGCCCTCGCCAGCGAGCCAGGCCGGCGGCGCGGGGTGGCCCCGATGGCTCCTCGTGGGAGAGGCGGGCGCGGGGCCCGGGGGCAGCGTGCGGGCCGGCAGCGGGTCCCGCTGGGCATCGCGCTGCTCCTGCCCGtgctggcggcggcggcggccggccTGAGCCTGCAGCCGGGCAGGGTGCGGCACCTGGGCGTCTGCCCCAACCAGCTGAACCCCAACCTGTGGGTGGACGCCCAGAGCACCTGCGAGCGGGAGTGCCAGGCCGACCAG CCGGAGCCCAGCGATGCTGAAGGTGCAACAGGGCTGAGCGGGGGACACCTGCCCACCCGAAAGTTCCACAGGGGTGGgaacagcacccacagccccagcacagctgtgaccTCCACGTCCCCCCGCAATCTCTTCTCCCTCCCCGACCAGGACTGTGAAGACTTTGAGAAATGCTGCACCAACGTGTGTGGGCTGCGGAGCTGCGTGGCCGCGCGCTTTGCCGACGGCAGCGTTCCGGCGCTGGCGCTGGCGCCCGCAGCCTCCTGCGAGAGCTTCGTGTGCGCGCAGCAGGGCTCCGACTGCGACATCTGGGACGGGCAGCCCGTCTGCAAGTGCAAGGACCGCTGCGAGAAGGAGCCCAACTTCACTTGCGCCTCCGACGGCCTCACCTACTACAACAAGTGCTACATGGACGCCGAGGCGTGTCTGCGCGGCACCCGCCTCACCACCGTGCCCTGCAAGCACATCTTCACCTGGCCCGACACCAGCCCCGTGCCGCAGGAGACCACGGCGCGCCCCACGCCGGGCGCCGGCCCCGAGGTGCCGGTGCCCCCCGCCCTCTACACCAACCCCTTCCACCAGTCCGTGCGCGTCGGCGGCACCGTCAGCTTCCGCTGCGACGTGAGCGGGCGCCCGCAGCCCGACATCACCTGGGAGAAGCAGAGCGAGCGGGAGGAGAACTTCATCATGCGGCCGGACCAGATGTACGGCAACGTGGTGGTCACCAACATCGGCCAGCTGGTCATCTACAACGCCCGCCACGAGGATGCCGGCATCTACACCTGCACGGCCCGGAACGCCGCCGGGCTGCTCCGCGCCGACTTCCCGCTGTCGGTGCTCAGGCGAGAGCCGGGGGGGACCCCGCGGAccggcagcccccagcccttccccagcgCCGAGTGCCTGAAGGAGCCGGACCGGCGGCGGTGCGAGGCCACGGAGGTGCGCTGGCATTTTGATGCCAAGCAAGGCTCCTGCCTGACCTTCCGCTACGGCGGCTGCGGCGCCAACAGGAACCACTTCGAGACGTACGAGGAGTGCCGAGCCGCCTGCCTGGGCAGCGCCCGCCCCACCTGCCTCCTGCCCATGGTGCAGGGGCCCTGCCAGAACTGGGAGCCGCGCTGGGCATACAACCACCTGCTGAAGCAGTGCCACTCCTTCGTCTACGGCGGCTGCGAGGGCAACACCAACAACTTTGAGAGCAAGGAGACCTGCGAGGATGTGTGCCCCTTCCCCAAGAGCCTGCAGTGCAAGGCCTGCCGCCTGAAGAGCAAGATGGTGCTGAGCCTCTGCCGCAGCGACTTCGCCATTGTGGGGCGGCTCATGGAGATCGTGGAGGACCAGGACTCCGGCATAGCCCGCTTCGCTCTCGAGGACATCCTCAAGGATGAGAAGATGGGCCTCAAGTTCTTCAACATCAAGTACCTGGAGGTGACCTTGACCGACATGgactggagctgcccctgccccaacATGACGGCGGAGGACGGGCCCCTGATCATCATGGGCGAGGTGCACGATGGGATGGCCACGCTGGACCCCAGCAGCTACGTCCGGGCGGCCAACGACAAACGGGTGAAGAAGATCTATGAGCTGATGGAGAAGAAAACCTGCGACCTCCTGAACCGCTTCCAGGACTAG